A portion of the Calliphora vicina chromosome 5, idCalVici1.1, whole genome shotgun sequence genome contains these proteins:
- the tud gene encoding maternal protein tudor isoform X1: MNTSQGSTATSSGTTTTTTTSQQSLTNGSSSATTSAGGNNERKRLFITHVDSLGPYLKISGHLNPDAMGVVRSQVQKLLTTCYTIDSSWPVARQLALLLPGAMCLYKRINGAAPADFEFVRSRILKVVAAPSSAPPTTTPKVDIEIIDYGHTATVASVELLFPQNPEQLVNIPTMCSQYIVLGICEDWKKSQLDEILRMIAHHSVEISIIKEFNQFKFITMKWKEFNIAEFLIHQKKMGAPIANDLLFEKFSKILKQQQQQQAALNNNNMPTPNMNNNNNNQNKNNNNNNNNNYYNKNHNPPPPSSTSSAINTNSNNNVVAVAQAAAKAVSAVSMAAPHQTSTATTTSGATNNQLREQMAARRSLSARLQQLQHPQLHQQLHMRPNVGHMASAGQSGGHHMILTAPVQPRMPQSIGNLRSMMQGIHLQNNRIPYTGLHYQPQPHNPQHPHHHHHQQPPPPLPTAAGMSATAGSYNGLPGVMPTTVPIFNNFNPRYQRPPPPTQLSAMNMPQPQTPLSPPRRTTPATFKSNTLSVGQVYDVSVSFVENGPFLFSVQLVTYQDDLTDMMNQIEKVHLKQFSEKPMLGTACIARYSEDGQLYRALITGVQPTACKVAYIDYGNAELVHFRDLYEIPDEFIKFKAFAIRFTLSGHKELEPIDDSLKKAFKDLVIYKNCKLKVMPLEGPPLVQYCELYLQEKNILHVLKQIQKTRLVYAKAEALRNNDIVEIRYIDSPKNFYVQKVDNIPAFEKLMDDMFLYYNKNQNVPNHLALGAPCIVKYDNEWYRAEVMRADSTAIIVRHVDFGYEQKVTKNLLSTIAEKHLKLPRQAVQCCLKGFENNELSKDLATTQFEMLAEESNRQRRSFTVKVFRIQPDGVNLVNLCTKDLNVMKKLYKLSMPFEQYLTLEKDDFNLHAGSGHHGQNGHHKPQAENGNKTPSIASSTDGASMHSSKKGHILNSTTLQSEEQRLQQKQQQLQQQQQQQPPQRQYHRNNNINNSQSYATSVSTSEWDKQSSNSSLTTDNRDSRSSSSEFKQQQQQQQQSQRRQNYYKNYPSNRQMQQHQPYIPSSNNSVSSDKRSTTSSYNNQRPSSGSNSNTPPRFQKQQQQQTKQNYQQQQQQNSPRHHRQQQQQQQQQRPQNAPQGFSQQPKQKENQLNNTNNSIKSSSGNSEASKKSQEQNNKNNVDNNTSTSSNSQQQLQQQQQQQPKEKPATYTFVPLNKAFPVKAIETPCREEVIISWWISPHQFYTQLKSRSGEFERFMKDIQQFYHKLPLQQLQLKVGSFVMARQRKDNIIYRARIMACNQMLRKYKVHFVDFGNQYTVTSEDIWQVEKRFADFPIMAYLCGFDGIVSNYDHLYIIDRMDKYLPQGVTLQCEYIEKNNHDLYYVNVKVNKVSLKQTLSTEGLITEICPELRLDLLAGQQIRAKISSINNMLNFKIQLPFYGCENITHIEMLCSYDDVRFVKSNQDIARKFKQFYDGKSCVLNIKDVNDNKVLLLRPLMPLLKEDIPWYICTPPILLESFNVRIVYVPTPYRLYGQIVATEMEMAQLLDDMFNYYENEGTLLDTFDLEQMCAAKGSDGNWYRARIQNNQNSEVALEVNFIDYGNTEPVEKQLLKKLEEKFYLNKSAYAVEINLPLKTLAADVQQKQKGKKSTGSNSTATASNETDVAVIKSLSSLTLDQEITVKSLEVKNNHLIADLLMPNGKNMIDLLKEQKLIKSRDLEFMRKLLEKEKPNVLEYIECVDLTLEDEDETGDEKTKTGNRSKPTTPKKKKTNNKEVEVEKKASAVAKQEEKKVVEVAEKQEKPKAVEVKAPEVVVEKPKEMAKVVEASKPAVPAKTQEVVVEPVPVPEPEPEPISNPYADMEHAILAHCDNPAQFFIHPMDKVKELQRLQENLQIVASSLPPLMRVINGAYCISMYSVDKQWYRAKILDAELMVLQFIDFGNTDCINETTDLKEMIVFPDIEPLCIPCALPIRPNGTIDWQDAANATFNDSYTKVLDYEFITQGEQFKKSYVNLYIEGVNVMEKLIKDGYAKPLEIVDSGENCYISHVNGIADFYIQYEKDSKGLELIEIYLADYEKLKKLEKFEKFKIVAALFPDDEMWYRAKLLKQVGESFEVLFIDYGNTSISPECREISQEIAELPPLSKKCALEVPASCTCWSDAAEQKFMEIADTGETIFSVELREPSQHHAVVHLLIDGHNINDDLEELCEKKSLPEAELCAEMNTSFNNSTLHTSVYESGTLYEAIISHANSPCDFYIQFTKDSIRLEDMTQSLNSLAMGKLENPSKLQLCAALYPEDSKLYRAKILEILDNNEYRVLFVDYGNEAVTRELKTLPHDLVELKEFSKKCQLENAIKFSQFGSIATESFNNLIDQCEGLVKIDIIEEGTSQQPAIVKAFAMNSEDNLCESLNKLLGLDHKTQTVTIPTQSASSILAEEDLEKAAKTCVISHAISPSHFYIQLKSNSVKMETVKKALLNLPSIKENLQKLSHAEVGSVCSAYSAEDDCYYRGRIEGVLAADKGYEIFLLDFGNTITTQEIRELPEDLRSIPSIALKCQLNSIPSGVSDSVLEERFSALLETHFGEIYEIEQDVLDEVTRVHTVKLQVNYKDLAEELEKAVESNTAVEEVFSPLPTLYDCSIIHVNSPTSFYVQLTKDVSQLEHITDVLLDAETEFPLFTDLQVGAICAAQFPEDMAYYRAEIVALLEDNKCEVHYIDFGNNSITDKFYKLPDDLLQMERYSKQCSLDSTCPQTNEVMQQFSQFVDTRFSETFQLEFLKTSDTLNIVRVFYQEKNIIQEILQIIKNGGVDNSVVINGAIDSEDDVVVVEQTSSGIGSINVEEPQTNGEQ; this comes from the exons ttATTATTTCCACAAAATCCTGAACAATTGGTAAATATCCCAACTATGTGCTCTCAATATATAGTTTTGGGTATTTGTGAAGATTGGAAGAAATCTCAActtgatgaaatattacggatGATAGCACATCATTCCGTAGAGATTTCCATTATAAAGGAA tttaatcaatttaaatttataacaatgaAATGGAAAGAATTTAATATTGCTGAATTTCTGATACATCAGAAGAAAATGGGTGCACCCATAGCAAATGATTTGTTGtttgagaaattttcaaaaatactcaaacaacagcagcaacaacaagctgcattaaataataacaatatgcCTACTCCCAATatgaataataacaataataatcaaaataaaaataataataacaacaacaataataattactataataaaaatcataatccACCACCACCATCATCGACATCGTCCGCCATcaatacaaattcaaataacAATGTTGTGGCAGTGGCACAAGCAGCAGCCAAAGCTGTTTCTGCTGTTTCAATGGCTGCTCCACATCAaacatcaacagcaacaacaacatcaggtGCTACAAATAATCAATTGCGTGAACAAATGGCTGCTAGACGTTCTTTATCAGCACGTTTGCAACAATTGCAACATCCACAGCTACATCAACAACTGCATATGCGTCCAAATGTAGGGCATATGGCTTCAGCTGGTCAAAGTGGTGGTCATCATATGATACTT ACTGCACCCGTTCAACCACGTATGCCCCAATCAATTGGCAATCTTCGATCAATGATGCAAG GTattcatttacaaaataatcgcATTCCCTATACTGGTCTCCATTATCAACCACAACCACATAACCCGCAACACccgcatcatcatcatcatcaacaaccaCCTCCACCATTACCCACTGCCGCTGGCATGTCTGCAACAGCAGGTTCCTATAACGGTTTACCCGGTGTTATGCCGACAACAGTGCCAATCTTTAATAACTTCAATCCGCGCTATCAAAGACCACCACCACCCACACAATTAAGTGCCATGAATATGCCACAGCCACAAACACCACTCTCACCGCCTAGACGTACCACACCAGCCACTTTCAAGTCAAATACTCTGTCTGTTGGCCAGGTGTACGATGTGAGCGTGAGCTTTGTAGAGAATGGACCATTTTTATTTTCCGTCCAGCTGGTAACTTATCAAGATGACCTGACCGATATGATGAATCAAATTGAGAAGGTACATTTGAAACAGTTCAGCGAGAAACCCATGTTGGGAACAGCTTGTATAGCACGTTACAGTGAAGATGGCCAACTCTATAGAGCTCTCATAACGGGTGTACAGCCGACAGCTTGTAAAGTGGCCTACATAGATTACGGCAATGCCGAGTTGGTTCATTTCCgagatttatatgaaatacccgacgaatttattaaatttaaagccTTTGCCATACGTTTCACTTTGTCCGGTCACAAAGAATTGGAACCCATTGACGATAGCTTGAAGAAGGCCTTCAAAGACTTGGTCATTTATAAGAATTGTAAACTAAAAGTTATGCCCTTGGAGGGCCCTCCTCTGGTGCAGTATTGTGAATTGTATTTGCAAGAAAAGAATATTTTGCATGTCTTAAAGCAAATCCAGAAAACCCGTTTGGTTTATGCCAAAGCTGAGGCTTTGCGCAACAACGATATAGTGGAAATTCGTTACATTGATTCGCCCAAAAATTTCTATGTGCAAAAGGTCGATAATATTCCCGCTTTCGAAAAGCTTATGGACGATATGTTTTTGTACtacaacaaaaatcaaaatgtaCCCAATCATTTGGCTCTGGGCGCACCCTGTATTGTCAAATACGACAATGAATGGTACAGAGCTGAGGTTATGCGTGCCGATTCCACCGCAATTATAGTGAGACATGTCGATTTTGGCTACGAACAAAAGGTAACGAAAAATCTTCTGAGTACCATAGcagaaaaacatttgaaattgcCGCGTCAAGCGGTGCAATGCTGCCTAAAGGGTTTCGAGAATAATGAACTGAGCAAAGACTTGGCTACCACACAGTTTGAAATGTTGGCCGAGGAATCGAATCGTCAGAGAAGATCCTTTACCGTTAAAGTATTTCGCATACAGCCGGATGGTGTTAATCTAGTTAATTTATGTACCAAAGATCTAAATGTCATGAAGAAATTATACAAACTATCCATGCCCTTCGAACAGTATCTTACCCTAGAAAAGGATGATTTCAACTTGCATGCCGGCTCGGGCCACCATGGCCAGAATGGTCATCACAAGCCTCAAGCAGAAAATGGCAACAAAACTCCCTCAATTGCCTCCTCTACGGATGGTGCCTCTATGCATTCAAGCAAAAAGGGTCACATACTTAATTCGACAACGCTGCAAAGCGAAGAACAGCGGCTGCAACAAAAGCAACAGCAactgcagcagcaacaacaacaacagccacCACAAAGACAATATCATCgtaataacaatataaataatagtCAAAGTTATGCCACTTCGGTGTCCACCTCAGAATGGGACAAACAAAGTTCGAATAGTTCATTGACTACCGACAATAGAGATTCGCGTTCTAGTTCAAGTGAATtcaagcagcagcaacagcagcaacaacagagTCAGCGCAGACAAAACTATTATAAAAACTATCCCTCAAATAGGCAGATGCAACAGCATCAGCCATACATACCAAGTTCGAACAATTCGGTGTCAAGTGATAAGCGCAGTACGACCAGTAGTTACAATAATCAAAGGCCTTCCTCTGGTAGCAATTCAAACACGCCACCCAGAttccaaaaacaacaacaacagcaaactaaacaaaactatcagcaacaacaacaacagaattctCCACGTCATCATagacagcagcagcaacaacaacagcagcagcgcCCACAAAATGCTCCACAAGGTTTTTCACAAcaacccaaacaaaaagaaaaccagttaaacaacaccaacaacagcATCAAGTCTTCCTCAGGCAATAGTGAAGCTTCCAAAAAGTCACaagaacaaaacaataaaaataatgtcgATAATAATACATCAACCTCCAGCAATTCACAACAGCaactgcagcagcagcaacaacaacagcccaAAGAAAAACCAGCCACCTACACATTTGTACCCCTCAATAAAGCCTTCCCCGTTAAAGCTATTGAGACACCCTGTCGCGAGGAAGTCATTATATCCTGGTGGATTTCACCACATCAATTCTATACTCAGTTAAAATCACGTTCCGGTGAATTTGAGCGTTTCATGAAAGACATACAACAATTCTATCACAAGTTGCCGCTGCAACAGCTGCAACTGAAGGTGGGTTCGTTTGTAATGGCCCGTCAACGCAAAGACAACATTATCTATCGTGCCCGCATCATGGCCTGCAATCAAATGTTGCGCaaatataaagttcacttcgtAGACTTTGGTAACCAGTACACAGTGACCTCGGAAGATATCTGGCAGGTTGAAAAACGTTTTGCCGACTTCCCCATTATGGCCTATTTGTGTGGTTTCGATGGCATTGTCTCCAACTACGATCATCTCTACATCATTGATCGCATGGACAAGTATTTGCCGCAAGGCGTCACACTACAATGCGAGTACATTGAAAAGAACAATCATGACTTGTACTATGTGAATGTGAAAGTGAATAAGGTTTCTTTGAAGCAAACTCTAAGCACAGAAGGTCTTATAACCGAAATTTGTCCTG AACTTCGTTTGGATTTACTGGCAGGCCAACAAATACGTGCCAAAATATCTTCCATCAATAATATGctgaatttcaaaattcaattaccTTTTTATGGCTGTGAAAATATCACACACATCGAAATGTTGTGTTCATACGATGATGTACGCTTTGTTAAGTCCAATCAGGATATTGCTCGCAAGTTTAAGCAATTCTACGATGGTAAATCGTGTGTGCTTAATATTAAGGATGTTAATGATAATAAAGT TCTCCTCTTGCGTCCTCTAATGCCGTTGCTTAAAGAAGACATACCCTGGTATATCTGTACACCTCCCATCCTATTGGAAAGTTTCAATGTGCGCATTGTATATGTTCCAACACCATATCGTTTGTATGGACAAATTGTAGCCACTGAAATGGAAATGGCTCAACTGTTGGATGACATGTTCAACTACTATGAAAACGAAG gaaCTCTGCTTGACACATTCGATTTAGAGCAAATGTGTGCCGCTAAAGGCAGTGATGGCAATTGGTATCGTGCACGCATACAAAACAATCAAAATTCCGAGGTTGCATTAGAAGTTAACTTTATTGATTACGGCAACACGGAACCGGTAGAAAAGCagcttttaaagaaattagaagaaaaattcTATTTGAATAAGAGCGCTTATGCCGTGGAGATAAATCTGCCTTTGAAAACATTGGCGGCAGATGTGCAACAGAAACAAAAGGGCAAGAAATCAACAGGCAGCAATTCAACGGCAACGGCTTCAAATGAAACCGATGTTGCTGTCATTAAATCGTTGAGCAGCCTGACTTTGGATCAGGAAATCACTGTTAAATCCTTGGAAGTGAAGAACAATCATTTAATAGCCGATCTCTTAATGCCGAACGGTAAAAATATGATTGATTTGCTGAAGGAACAAAAGCTCATCAAATCTCGAGATTTGGAGTTTATGCGCAAGTTGTTGGAGAAAGAAAAGCCCAATGTTTTGGAATACATTGAATGTGTTGATTTGACCTTGGAAGATGAGGACGAGACAGGTGATGAGAAAACTAAAACAGGTAATAGAAGTAAACCAACTACGCCCAAGAAAaagaaaaccaacaacaaagAAGTCGAAGTGGAGAAAAAGGCGAGCGCTGTCGCCAAACAAGAAGAAAAGAAAGTGGTTGAGGTGGcagaaaaacaagaaaaacctAAAGCTGTCGAAGTTAAAGCACCAGAAGTTGTGGTGGAAAAACCCAAAGAAATGGCTAAAGTTGTTGAAGCGTCTAAACCAGCAGTGCCAGCTAAAACACAAGAAGTTGTTGTGGAGCCTGTGCCTGTGCCAGAGCCAGAACCGGAACCTATTAGCAATCCCTATGCTGATATGGAGCATGCTATTTTAGCTCACTGTGATAATCCGGCACAATTCTTTATTCATCCCATGGACAAGGTTAAAGAACTACAACGTCTGCAGGAGAATCTACAAATTGTGGCCAGTTCTCTGCCACCTTTAATGCGCGTCATCAATGGTGCTTACTGTATATCCATGTACTCGGTGGATAAACAATGGTATCGTGCCAAAATCTTAGATGCTGAATTGATGGTTTTGCAATTTATAGATTTCGGTAACACCGATTGTATCAACGAGACCACAGACTTGAAGGAAATGATTGTTTTCCCCGACATTGAACCGTTGTGCATTCCCTGTGCCCTACCCATCCGACCGAATGGTACTATTGATTGGCAAGATGCCGCCAATGCTACTTTCAATGATTCCTACACCAAGGTTTTGGACTATGAGTTCATCACACAAGGAGAACAATTCAAAAAGAGTTATGTTAATCTGTACATAGAGGGTGTCAATGTTATGGAGAAATTAATAAAGGATGGCTATGCCAAACCTTTGGAAATAGTAGATTCAGGAGAGAATTGTTATATATCACATGTCAATGGTATAGCCGACTTCTATATACAATACGAAAAGGATTCCAAAGGCTTGGAACTGATTGAAATCTATTTAGCGGACTATGAAAAGCTTAAGAAGCTAGAGAAATTCGAAAAGTTCAAAATTGTGGCCGCCCTATTTCCCGACGACGAAATGTGGTACAGAGCCAAGTTGTTGAAACAAGTGGGCGAGAGTTTCGAGGTCTTGTTTATCGATTATGGCAACACCAGCATTAGTCCAGAGTGTCGTGAGATTTCCCAAGAAATAGCAGAACTGCCACCTCTGTCAAAGAAGTGTGCTTTAGAAGTGCCTGCTAGCTGCACCTGCTGGTCTGATGCAGCCGAACAGAAATTCATGGAAATTGCTGATACTGGTGAAACTATATTCAGTGTAGAATTGCGAGAACCCTCTCAACATCATGCTGTAGTCCATCTACTAATTGATGGCCACAACATTAATGATGACCTGGAGGAGTTGTGCGAAAAGAAATCATTGCCCGAAGCCGAACTGTGTGCCGAAATGAATACAAGTTTCAACAACTCGACTCTGCACACCTCAGTCTACGAGTCCGGCACTCTATACGAAGCGATTATATCACACGCCAATTCTCCTTGTGATTTTTATATACAGTTCACCAAGGACTCTATACGTCTAGAAGATATGACACAATCTCTAAATAGTCTGGCTATGGGTAAATTGGAAAATCCCTCCAAGTTGCAGTTGTGTGCTGCTCTCTATCCAGAAGATTCAAAACTATATAGAGCTAAAATATTGGAGATTTTGGACAATAACGAATACAGGGTACTCTTTGTAGACTATGGCAACGAAGCCGTTACCAGGGAGCTTAAAACGTTGCCCCATGACCTGGTCGAACTTAAAGAATTCTCTAAGAAATGTCAATTGGAAAATGCCATCAAGTTTTCACAATTTGGTTCGATTGCCACAGaatcttttaataatttaatagatcAATGTGAAGGTCTAGTCAAAATCGATATTATTGAAGAAGGTACTTCCCAGCAACCGGCCATAGTTAAAGCATTTGCCATGAACTCAGAGGATAATCTGTGCGAAAGTCTGAACAAACTATTGGGACTGGATCATAAAACCCAAACGGTAACAATACCCACTCAAAGTGCCAGTAGCATTTTAGCCGAAGAGGATTTAGAAAAGGCAGCTAAAACTTGTGTCATTTCCCATGCCATTTCGCCCAGCCACTTCTACATACAACTGAAATCCAATTCGGTCAAAATGGAAACTGTCAAAAAAGCCTTACTCAACTTACCCAGTATCAAAGAGAATCTGCAAAAACTGTCACATGCTGAAGTGGGCAGTGTATGTTCTGCTTATTCAGCCGAAGATGACTGTTACTATAGAGGACGCATTGAAGGCGTTTTGGCCGCAGATAAAGGCtacgaaatatttttattagattttggcAACACCATAACAACTCAAGAAATACGTGAGCTACCCGAGGATCTAAGATCGATTCCTTCCATTGCCCTCAAGTGCCAACTGAACTCTATACCCTCGGGGGTGAGTGACTCAGTACTCGAAGAGCGTTTCTCTGCTTTGCTGGAAACACATTTTGGTGAGATTTACGAGATCGAACAGGATGTTTTGGATGAGGTGACACGTGTTCACACCGTCAAGCTGCAAGTCAATTACAAGGACTTGGCCGAGGAACTCGAAAAAGCCGTGGAATCTAATACTGCTGTAGAAGAAGTATTCTCTCCTTTACCTACTCTTTATGATTGTAGTATCATACATGTAAATTCTCCCACCTCTTTCTATGTACAATTAACCAAAGACGTTTCTCAACTAGAACACATCACCGATGTTTTACTAGATGCAGAAACAGAATTTCCTCTATTTACTGACTTACAAGTGGGCGCCATATGTGCCGCCCAATTTCCCGAAGATATGGCCTACTATCGTGCCGAAATTGTAGCCCTGCTAGAGGACAACAAATGCGAAGTTCACTACATCGATTTTGGCAACAATTCCATAACCGATAAATTCTACAAACTACCCGATGATCTACTCCAAATGGAAAGATATAGTAAACAATGTTCCTTGGACTCTACATGTCCACAAACTAACGAAGTGATGCAACAATTCTCACAATTTGTTGATACACGTTTCTCAGAGACATTCCAATTAGAATTTCTAAAAACATCCGACACTTTGAACATTGTCAGAGTCTTCTATCAAGAAAAGAACATAATACAGGAAATTttacaaatcattaaaaatgGTGGAGTGGATAATTCTGTAGTAATCAATGGTGCTATTGACAGTGaagatgatgttgttgttgttgaacaAACTAGCAGTGGCATTGGCAGTATAAATGTAGAAGAACCTCAAACAAATGGAGAGCAGTAA